Below is a genomic region from Candidatus Krumholzibacteriia bacterium.
GCTGACGATTCTCCGCTGCAAGACTCTCGACGAAGCCATCGCCATTGAGAACGCAAATCCCTATGGCAACGCGGCCGCGATCTACACCTCCTCCGGCAAGGTGGCGCAGCATTTTGCGGACAAGGCCAGCGCCGGCATGATCGGAGTGAACATCGGGGTTCCGGTTCCCCGCGAACCCTTCGCCTTTGGCGGATGGAACGACAGCCGTATCGGCGAAGGAGAAATCACCGGCTTTGATGCCATGGACTTCTGGACCCGCTCGAAAAAGGTCACTAGCAAGTGGTCAAACGAGCACAGTGTGAATTGGATGAGTTGATGGAAAGCACCCGACTTTCAGAAGCCGAACTGCAGGACAAGTTCGCCGAGCTGTCTCCCCCCTTCGGTCCCCGGGAAGCCGCATCTCAGGCATCCCGGTGCCTCTTTTGCCATGACGCTCCCTGCACCCGTGCCTGCCCGACACACATTGATGTGCCGAGGTTCATCCGGCAGATCCTCCACGGCAATTACACGGGAGCCAGCCGCACGATTCTCGATGCCAATGCACTGGGGGGAACTTGTGCGAGGGTCTGCCCCACGGAGGTGCTCTGCGAGGGAGCCTGTGTGGATCGGCTTCTCAAGGGCGCGCCGGTGCCCATCGGGCGGCTCCAGCGTTTTGCCACCGACTGCGGAGATCCTCAGTACGAAGCTTCCGAAGACACGGGAAAGAAAGTCGCCGTTGTCGGCTCCGGCCCGGCCGGACTCTCCTGCGCCTGGCACCTTCGCCTTCAGGGACACAGTGTCACGGTTTATGAAAAAGAGCCGGAGGCCGGCGGCCTTGGAAGCCGGGGGATTGCTTTCTACAAGATTCAGGAGCAGGACATCCTGAGAGAAGTCGAGCGCATGGAAGGAATTGGGGTAGAAATCCGTTGCGAAGAGACCATTGATGCGGACCGCTTCCAGCAACTGAGAGAGGACTTTGACGCGGTCTTCCTTGCCACGGGACTCGCTCACTGTCGGCGTCCCGGAGTGACGGGAGAAGATGCCGCGGGGGTCTTTGACGCTCTTGAGTGGATTGAAGAACTCCACAGAAACGGCTGGAGCCATCCACCGCTTGGATCGAAGGTGCTGGTCTTCGGCGGTGGCAACACGGCCATCGATGCCGCCATCAATGCCGTCAAGCTGGGAGCAGAGTCGGTGACCCTGGTCTACCGCCGTGATTCAGCTTCCATGCCCGCCTATCGTCATGAGTTCAAACACGCATTGTCCGAAGGCGTGGACTTCCGTTTCCTGGCATCTCCCCGGGAGTTTCTCCACGAGGACGGTAAACTTCACTCTGTGCGGCTTGAGAATCTCAGTATGAAGGGTGAAGGCCGCAGAGCGGAACTGGAAGTCCTCGACGAGTTCACCCTTGAATGTGACATGGCACTCCTCGCCACGGGGCAAGTCGCGCACCGGGACTTCTATGAAAATGTCGAAGGACTTGAACTGAAGGGACAATCCCTCCTTGCCGACGCTGAAGACGGCAGCACGAAGCTGGCCGGAGTCTATGCCGGTGGCGACTGCAGAAACGGGGGCGCGGAAATGGTAGACGCCGTGGAGGAAGGAAAGCGCGCTGCGGTCGCCATCCACAGGAGCCTGGGAGGAAGCGAATGAAAAAGCCGGACCTGTCTACGAACACCTGCGGCATCCTCTCCCCCAATCCCTTCTGGCTGGCCAGTGCGCCGCCGACAAACTCCGGCTATCAGGTTCGCCGCGCCTTTGAGGCCGGCTGGGGAGGGGTCGTCTGGAAGACTCTCGCCCATGAGCCGATTGTCAATGTCTCCAGCCGATACGGAGCCCTGGATTACGATGGTCGAAAGATCATGGGCTTCAACAATATCGAGCTCATCAGCGACCGCAGCCTGGAGGACAACCTTCGCGAGATCCGGGAGATCAAGCGGGACTTTCCCGGGCACGCCGTCGTGGTGAGCCTGATGGTGGAAAGTGAAAGGGAGCGCTGGCATGACATCGTCCGGCAGACTGAGGACACGGGTTGCGATGGACTGGAGTTGAACTTCGGGTGTCCC
It encodes:
- a CDS encoding NAD(P)-dependent oxidoreductase, yielding MESTRLSEAELQDKFAELSPPFGPREAASQASRCLFCHDAPCTRACPTHIDVPRFIRQILHGNYTGASRTILDANALGGTCARVCPTEVLCEGACVDRLLKGAPVPIGRLQRFATDCGDPQYEASEDTGKKVAVVGSGPAGLSCAWHLRLQGHSVTVYEKEPEAGGLGSRGIAFYKIQEQDILREVERMEGIGVEIRCEETIDADRFQQLREDFDAVFLATGLAHCRRPGVTGEDAAGVFDALEWIEELHRNGWSHPPLGSKVLVFGGGNTAIDAAINAVKLGAESVTLVYRRDSASMPAYRHEFKHALSEGVDFRFLASPREFLHEDGKLHSVRLENLSMKGEGRRAELEVLDEFTLECDMALLATGQVAHRDFYENVEGLELKGQSLLADAEDGSTKLAGVYAGGDCRNGGAEMVDAVEEGKRAAVAIHRSLGGSE